The Nymphaea colorata isolate Beijing-Zhang1983 chromosome 7, ASM883128v2, whole genome shotgun sequence DNA window TAGTTGCTCTAGTTGTTCACCAtttctcttttgtctttctttattttttgaaatatagaATCTAAGGGTTAAGTTAGGTATAATTGGGGAGTGATGCAATGTCATTTTTCTGCATGTTTTTGTTGGAGATTATAGATCCTAAAAGGAATATCCTAAAGCATTCTTATATTGCGAAATCTTCTTTTAGCTGAAGTTCCTGACTAAgctttttattgattttcacaTAGGACATTTAGTTACATGCTGGATACGggcttttttaaaaatatgtctTTTCAGATGATTTATGGGGTTCCTTATCACATTTCCACAGGTTCAATGCCCACACAAGAATCCGTTTTAAAGCAAATATGGGTCACTATGAAGGCTATGCCGTTGTACACTGCCTTACCCACGTTTTCGGAGTACCTGATTGAACATGGCTGGACTAAGTGCTTTTCAGGAATAGATGAAATTGGTTGGCCTATGTACATTTTCTACTTGACTATTTATCTGGTTTTTGTGGAGTTCGGCATTTACTGGATGCACAGGGAACTGCATGACATAAAGCCTCTGTACAAGTATTTACATGCAACTCATCACATCTACAACAAGCAGAACACACTTTCCCCATTTGCAGGTAAAGTAGGTGAATGAGAGGGAGCAACTTCCAAAATCTCTTCAATCCATTCCCTAGATTAGCCCGTTTAAATCCTTAACCTGCTTTTGCCAAAAACTATATCAGTTTTGATTGCTGAGTTTGTTTTGATAAAAGTGTGTTGAGCAATCTGTTGTTTCTGCTCTTCCTTTGTACGAAAAAAAGGGCAAACATTGCCCAACTGTAGCAGAGAATATGTTCGAGGAAAATGGAGCGCAAAGTTTTATCAGGTTGAGAAGAATTGTTCTAGTCAATCATGTTCTAGGCTATCCAATATGCACTTTTGCTGGCTTTCTTTCAGACTTCTGTTATCACTGCCATTTCAGAGTTTACTCATAAATATTATTATGGCTTGTTATGTACAATGTACCTGCACAATTTCTCTTGCATATTTTCTTGATCTTGTATGAAAACCTAGAATAGAAAGGAAATACTGATGACTATATCATATGTACATGCACAGATGTTTTGCTTATtacttaaaacttaaaagactATAGAAGTGATACACCATCAATATGCTAGCAGGTGTCTCATTTTTAGCAAATGATATGGTGCTTCATTAACCTTGGTTTTGGTTGAACTTCTATGCTAGCTGTGACTTTCTTGCTGGTAAATTAATGTTTCTACAGGAAAAGATATTTATCATAGGGCAAGAATCTATAGAGCTCACATTAGATAAATGGCATTGATCAGTTTCAATTAGCTTTACCACTGATGCTTAAGTACCACAAAATTTGTGTATTGTAATCAACAATCAAGTAGTCAAGAGCTATGCCATGTGGATGCAGATATGAAACGACATGCTTCATATAACATAGAATTTCTCGAAAACTACGATGCCAGGACATGgccacacgcacacacatataaacTATAAGTGACACAGTATTCATATAAGTTTCATACTATAAGTGAAATCTTGAATAAATCTTTATAATTAGTTGAAGTTCAATATAAAATGTAACTGATAATTAACTTTGAAAGGAAGATAAACACAAAGTAAGTAACCAGAATCTTGTAACAGATGATATCATATGAAACATCAACAAGACTGTATCGAGCactgttttgattttttttttttttcatggagtGTCTTGATTTGTGTGAGAACCATTTCTTTCTGGTGCTAGGTGTCCACCACAAGTACCCTTTTAACATGGTTCTAGACTAGAAATTACCATTTACAGGTCTAATAAAGTTGTCAGAAGCTATTTATGCAAAAAAGGTTTACCGGGCCTTGAATTTGCCTTACTAGTGTTCGTATTTCTTTTTGCTCGTACAATAGAAGCCTTATAAATGAACACGTCATAATCAGTGGTGAGAGTTAGGTGACAATCTCAAAAGCTCACAGGAAGTCGAAGGTTGATTGAAACTTCAGAACAGGTCCCCAGCTTGTTTatctccaaaaccaaaaaagcaTGAGCATGAATTCTTTCTCATACAAAAGAACTTCATGAAAATAAGAACATCAACTATTGCCGGAAAAGTAAGAAATCTAATAATGGAATACAAAACACAGAGTTGAACATTGTTCCACTTGTCAGAATATCTCAGTAGGGACATGCAGGCGCCAAAATCAATTCAATATAACATGTGTGATCCATACCAAAAGTTGCTGAATAACCTAAAAAACTGTCTTCCACATGGATTTCAGTGCAACATTGTATTAAGTAGGATTCCTTTACATGGTTTAGGACACAAATAAAGTAAAGTGAAGCATGAAGTACTGAGTACTGCTGGTGCTTGGAAAAGCCATCTGGAGATACAAGATGAGGTACAAATCTGATGAAGTATAAAATTTACAATGTTAGACTCATTTCAAAAGACTATACATATAGAACAGTCGTTAACTGAAAGTGGAAGGGTGAGAGTTGCATTTTTCATTGCATCAATATTTAGTTAGCCATTAGTTGGACGTGATGTCTGCTTTGAAAAAAGTAGATTCAAAATAAGTACAAGTACTGCTATTTCAATAGGTGCATATGTAGGCTAAATAGCTCTACGTGCAGGTTTTAGCTTCGTGAACCTGGATCCTGTAGTTTCTTCAATGCAGTAGGAGAGGGAACGCCATTCTATTGaagtaattcttttttttttccatcagaCATAGAAGGTATATGACTAAAACTATGTGGATGATCTGATAATCACTGTTAGTCCACAGCTTTGTTGGAAGAATTATGCAGTTTTTATAAGTGTAAGCTGTAAAGTTCAAAGATGTTTGGATGTATTTATAGAATGAAAAACTATATGTGTACTTGATCCTGACCACTACAAGAATGACAACCATCATTCTTTGTGGAATCATCTCTTTACTCTTGAGCAGCACAAAGAAAAACTGTCTAATAATACTCCCCAGGTCTGATCCTAGTTCCAAACATGATATATTCACCTCTTGATTGTTCATTTTTAGTAGGTTCTGTAGCATCCTTTGTCATGTTTGAGATCTTTCTTgctaaagaaaaatgatttttgcgTAGGGTAATGGTCTGGTTGGTAAACCAGGCCTAATCTTGCTATCTAAGCGTTACTCTAGTTTACCACTTCATAAGGTATTGCCCCTTGCTTGCCTTGGCTTTAGAAAGATGCAATGCATCTTCAATGGTATGGTTCATAGACAAAagaatttttaatataatactCTAATCCGTAATAATACTTGCAGGTGATAGTGCTCTGCAAGCATATAAAGGTTCTTCACTTTCAAACCTCCTGGCTTGCCTTATCTTCATTTACACTTGATCAGATTTCATAAGATGTCaacttcttccttcttcatacTAGTAACAACTAGAGAATTTTCTGCAGTTCACatttataacattttttttcacatggTCTGAGAATAAATTTTAGACAAAGTCATAGGCAATGGGTTCAGTGAGAAGCTGCGGATCAGGTTTAGATGTAAACGCTAATGGAGGTAAAAATAATTGGAAAGTGTTAGTGGTCTACCTATGTtcaagcaacaaaaagaaagagaattgcGATCTTCTTCACTGAGGACTTTATAGTTGAAAGAATTTCATCAGGTCCCATGGATGAGAACAGAGAAGCGATCTGAGGCAGCAGTGCATTCGCTTGGTCAGTGGCCATCCGTCACATACCAAATGAAAAGACAAGCATGAAGTTCCTTTTCAAGGATTCTCAAATGTCAACCTGTATCAGAAGCCATTGACAGAACCATCGTCAATCATAAGGCAGTCTTGATAAAAATGTTGTTCAACGAGATTCTCATGTTTGAGCACGTTAATGACTAATAACCAAGTAATTAATTGATCTGGTTCTAGTTTTCCTGTTATACTATTGTTGCAGTCCATACAAATCTTATCTTgcttttcaacatttttttggcTTGGGAAAATGCACCATTTATGTAttaagaaatatatctctttgTATTATCTtaggcactttttttttccttgctgaACAACTGCAATAACATTGGAGCATGTGATCGATTCATTTGTTCTGTCAtggttttcttaaaaatttggTTGCAGGATTGGCATTCCATCCTATAGATGGCATACTGCAGGCGATCCCCCATGTTTTTGCCCTCTTCCTTGTGCCAACGCATTTCTTTACGCACGTGCTTCTCCTCTTCTGTGAGGCAGTGTGGACGGCTAACATTCATGACTGTATTCATGGGAAAGTGTGGCCTGTCATGGGTGCTGGATATCATACGATTCATCACACCACATACAGACATAACTACGGTCACTACACCATCTTCATGGATAGGCTGTTCGGTACGCTCTATGAACCTGAACTGGATGAGAAAAAAGCCTCCTGAGCACTTGAGCGTCgttcatcatctctctctctctctctctctttctttctctgttgcTGTTTTTGTGTGCTAATGTAATATGTGCGCTTTTTGGCTGGTGACTGCTGCTGAGTACCAATCATTTTGGTGGAGATAATCATAGTGTGTTCTTGTTATTGTCTGAGCATGGGCAACTGACACGGATGCTTCTTGTGCATCACCAAGTGTCGACTGCTTATGAATTGTGTGCACTCAACAGTATTTGGTTAGTTCGTGCAGGCACGCCATCTGTAGAGGAACTATTATCTAGAGTTCGCTACAATCTTGCTGGTGTTTGCTTCACGGGAATAGCCGTACTGATCTGAACCTTTTGTTTGGAATCCTAAGAACCGATTCGAAATCTATTTCTCAAGTAAACTAAACCTTGGGAGTGTTCAAAATACAATGGCATAAAGTCTCTCCTCCTTGAGTGtctatatttgaattttttatgtttccaaaCAACAAATCACGTTCATGTCATGAGGGTCAGAAAAAAAGTGCCCataaatgcaattttttttttggatgtatTTGATTTAGTGGCTTGGGAAGTCGCAAGTGTTGCGGCTTTATTAGATGTCTTTGAAGTCAAGCGATCGTAAGATGAGTTAATTTTAATTCTACCAAAATTTCTGCTAAGATCATTTCTGTCACAATTGACCTTGTTTAATAAAGGAACTTTAGAAAACTCTCAAGGGCCTGTTTGATGACCCCAGACAAAAGTTCATGGATAAAAATCTATGGATTTTAATCCATGGATTAATTACCAAGAGATAATTGTTCATAGACGAGATTTTTGTCTAGCGTATGATGGGCAAAGATTAAAGTCCTTGAAATATTGTCCCCCGCGTGATGGAATTGGATTAAAGTCCAtggaccaaaaaaaaacaaaaaaatccgTCGTTGCTAAGATCGGCCTCCTACACggtaaattaaaaataaaaaattggccTCATACATAGTAACCTGGCCATCAATTCAACCACGTTTGATCCAAACTCCTGAATACGAGGAATATGTCGAGACACGTTTCCTTGTTAACTATAAGCCATTGACAGAAGACTCTGTAGAAATAATGCATGAGAATTTCATAAAAGGGAAAACACTGGATATGAAAAAAGtgatttaaacatgaaaaactatTCTATTGCTTGCATAAGTTGCCTGGAGATGCATAAATCACAGGTccataaacacaaaatatttgaaactgAATGCTGCATACGATCCTAGAAACGACATATGTTTTAAGGGGTACTATCTATTAAATGCTAATGACTGAAGCAAGAAGTCGCCTGATTTATGTGTTGTACCATTTCTTTGGAGAAAACGTTTCTCACTTGGTAGCATATTGCTAGAATGTTCTTCCTTGGCTGCTAAGGCGGTGGAATGTTTTCAAGGATCAGACACTTGATTCTCAAGTATAAACTAATTCCAAAGTTTTAAACGTTTTATCGTTTTCAAGTTCTATACATTAACTTCAAGCAAGAAAATATGAATACCAAAAGATTGAGCTTTGTGAACCTGCTGAGGAGAACACGCTTCAAACATTGAGCCGAGTGAACCCGATGAGGAGGAGGCTGCGGTGGGAGGGCGAGCTGCTCGCTCTAGTATGGCGGTGAGAGAGATGAAACTGCTGTGGATGCCGCAATTCATGTGGATGTCGCAGTGAAGTGGTGCGGTGAAAGTTTTCTATCCACGGACAAAGTCGGAGCTCCATTATTTTTCGTGGACAAAAGTCCGCACTCTTCGTCCTTGAGAGCACAGACTTTTGTCGACCGTGTGACAGAGCAGGGATAAACAGGCACTAAGGGATTTTTAGATGAAAATTTGTCGTTTGACTCTATTCAAATAAATGACATTCTAGAAAGTTGGACTTTTCTAAAGCCTTTTTATGCTTGGTGTATAGATTATGCTTTAGAAGAGTTAGATGATGAGTTTTGAACTAATGCGAAATGACTAACTCAAAAATATGATCTTTGGTTAAATACATTTCTTATCTTTGATATGTTTTTGGTAAATAAATGGTGATTTATAAACTCAGCATATATAGTGACCCAAAAACCCATATATTATATAAGCCGAATGTTTATGTACAAAGATATTTAAGCACAAAATCAGTCTGTCACTACATTCCCAACTTTCTAGAGATGAAGGGTTGAAGTTGTTGTTTACTTTGATAAAAAACTTGTATCCTTGGGTACGTTATGATTTCTTAAAGTTTTATGATGATTATCATTTTATTTGCACACCCTAACGTTTTAAGCACTTGAACCAAGAATGGTTCTTTGGCCTACTTGTAAGTGTATCATGTATACAAGGGTTCGGGGACTATCGTTGTATACTTTGGAGAGTGAGGCATCTCCTTTAGATCTCACAATATTGAATGCAAGTTAGTATGATATTAACTCGAGGATCTCTCCTTACAGGAAAAGAAAGTTTAAATTGTATGTACCTATGGTTATCAATTGTTCCGATTTAATGGATGTATTTGCAATGTTTCCATTAACAATGCTTAGTACCCTATTAGGGTGAGCATTCTTGCAAAATTCTCCATTTATGCTAACTTGATTTACTACTTTATTGGTGGTTGTATTGAGGGAATTTTACAGTTCTCACCTTGTACTTATTATATTCCAGAGTTGACATTGTGGATTAAATCCAGAAGTGATGATCTAGATCATGTCATCTTTTGGACATTGGTTCTCCGGAATGTATTACGCTTTGCTAACCAAATTTccaatgtaaaaaagaaaaaagagattggAAATGAATAGAAGAACCTTCGTTTTTGTTAATACTCCAAATTCTCTTATCTTTTACTGGTTCTACATGCTGTAAGTAAAATAGGGGCGTTACATTTTTGTCATCCCATGCATCAACAACCGCATTGTTAAGCATAAAATGTGGGAATGagaacatttttgttttctttacgaCAAAAAGCTTGGCATGATCATGCAAGTCACAGTATTTATGAAATCTAAGAGTGACCAACATCTTTGTACTCCATGCCCAAAATTTAGGTGTGCCATGTCCAAACAAAGGTGTCTAGAGAATGATACCCTTTCATATCATAGTTCAAGGTTGTGTTTAATGTTCCAACTGCAGgagcaggaaaaggaaagaaactctAGCTGGGTGGTACCTCTAAAAATCATGCGACCTTGTGATCGTGGAATGCCTGCTCTTGCCAATTGAAGTTCTAGGTGCAGTAAACAGAGATGAATTTCTAGGAGGAGAAATATGTGAGGTTCCTTCTTATTTTTATGAGCATGCCCAAGGTACCTTTGTAATGGTTTTTATCTTTAAATGACATACCATTTTATGTCTCATATTCGTCTGTGACTATTGcatatattattttcttatatataatttctGCCAGCCTGTTCTTGTATACTTCTAATTttggagctttttttttttatcgatatgactttcattttcattttagttaATTAGTTCTGCCTGGTTCATCATGTATTCAATTTGAAATTCAGACATTCTTGCTGATGCACTCATGCTTGGATAAGGCGTAAATTAGGTTGTCAGGAAAGGCTTAAACTGTTAAGAGTAATGTACATCATGCACATAACACATCACATATTGCCAGATTTGATATTGTTCACATTACAAAGAAAGGCTTAAGCATAATGTACGTGTCATCTAAATCAATCATTACATATCTCCAGTCCAAACTTGATTTGGTGTGTTCGGGTTGGGTATGAGTAAACTATGGAATTATATGATATATCCTGTCAAGGCGTAAATTAGGTGGTCtcaaattgttggatttaatACAATCTGGTGTAGGTGAACAAATCCAAAACTTAGATCCAAACtaaaaccaagaaaatttcTCCCAGGTTACCATGATATATATAGCTTGGGGCGCTATGACCTCTGCTATCAGACGGAGCCATGGATGTTCATACTTAAGGTGCACACTACTGTGTCATTTGGATCTTGACCTGTATATGATGTCAATAAGGTTACTGTTATGGGTACATGTTGGGTTTCAGATCAAACATCCAGGGGTCAAATATGTTGTGTATAAATCATAGTCACGAATAatgtcttggagttttaaacggtgaggtttttatCGGGTATAATACGTCGAGcttgaaaaaataggaaaaatatgagaaaaatacggcaatcttttaaaaattttaaaaaactaaaaatggaggaaaaaacaaataagtgagaaactaataacacaaacataaaaaaataagtagatttgcaacaaataaaaaatataaaatgaaaaaaactgtttggcattaaaaaaactggaaaaatgaaaaatgtgaaagaaaaagtaaaaaaaaaggtgaaaaaaaatgaaaaaacgtgttaaaaacgcgttttttcaaagaaatgtgtttttttagttttattttattttgttttttcacgtttaaaaaaaaaaacgtgttttctgtgactattgTATAAATGCAGAGTACTAGCTTGCCTTGGTTTTTGTGGGGCTCAGCTGCTCAagcatcttttatttttggttcCCTTTCTCTAGTATGCTGCGTATAAATGCAGAATACTAGCATGCCTTGGCTTTTGTGGGGGCTCAGCTGCTCAAGAATATGCCTTCTTTTATTTTCCGTTCCCGTGCTCTAGTAGAAATATGTGCTCATTAGATCCAGGAAATGGCTATATTTGAGTCAGATGAGACTGGCTTGCCAGAAGTTTTTTCTAGAAATCACTTGCCCAGCCGGTTCCTTGCCAGTCAATTCTTGTTCATGACTTTTATGCTTCACTCAGATCTTGGGTTGTGCTTCATTCTGGTCATTAGGCACTACTTTTCCATATTTTGTTATTCTTCAACTAAGCTGTCAGCCTGTTTTCTGGATTTTATCATATGTTAAGATTGTTATTTTTCACAGTGCTAACTAAAATCTCATTTCAGCTTCAGATTCCTGACAACACAAAGTTTTGAACTGGCAAAACTTCAATGTTGGCCTTGAGAAGATCTTCCAccactattttttgttttagcaGATTTGTGTCGTATTTTTGGTCTCATGAGGATAGCATGTTCAAAATGTCTAGTTGCAGTTGATGGAGTAATCACTTGCAGTTGCATTAGGGAGGAACACATTGATACCTTACCTTTTTGTGCTTGTTTGTTCCAGCTGTCTGCTGAAACAATTTATGTTTTCCTTGGACTAAATTCATCTTTATCTCCTCTACTGGAAATACAAATGGAACATGATCTTGGCCTAACCGTGTTTTGATCATGTTCCAAGATTTGGGTTCAGAGCAATCTTTAATTCAGAAAAAGGCATATCCTGGTGAGAAACCACATATTGGAAGATTTGGAAGAATGTTAAGTTCAGTATCAAGCAGTATTCAACGAAGTTATAGATGGGGATATGGTGGCATAAGGATGTTTCAGAAGTCCTTTCATCTCCATTATCCAAGTGATTTATCCACTGAGACATTAGAATCTGATAGAAAATATTTGATCTACAGGGAAAATTTATTTAGAGGTGGAACAAGGTT harbors:
- the LOC116257915 gene encoding delta(7)-sterol-C5(6)-desaturase 1-like, with protein sequence MEKAYLSKFVAETDWYNDIVLGTLLPGDAWRGLPHVAQGWLRNYIAGVLLYLISGGLWSIYIYYLKRHVYFPDGSMPTQESVLKQIWVTMKAMPLYTALPTFSEYLIEHGWTKCFSGIDEIGWPMYIFYLTIYLVFVEFGIYWMHRELHDIKPLYKYLHATHHIYNKQNTLSPFAGLAFHPIDGILQAIPHVFALFLVPTHFFTHVLLLFCEAVWTANIHDCIHGKVWPVMGAGYHTIHHTTYRHNYGHYTIFMDRLFGTLYEPELDEKKAS